The Celeribacter baekdonensis genomic interval TCAACAAGGGCGGCACCGCCATCAAAGCCTTCGACAAATTCGGCATAGGCCCCATCCAGCACCAAAATTGCTTGGCTTGGAAGATTGGCGGCAAGACGAGAAATGTCACGTTGGCCGATCATCGTGCCGGTCGGGTTCGCCGGATTGGCGATGAACACCAATTTGGTGGTCTCATTGCAGGCCGCCAGAATGGCATCAACATCGACCACACGTTCGCGTTCGGCCACACAAACCGGGGTCGCCCCCGCTGCCAGCGCCGAGATTTTATACATCGAGAACCCGTGTTCGGTATAAATCACCTCGTCCCCCACGCCCGCATAGGCTTGGCATAAAAAGGTGATGATCTCATCCGAACCGACGCCGCAAATGATGCGCTCGGGATCAAGCCCGTGCACATCGCCAATCGCTTTGCGCAAGGGGAAGTGATCGGTATTGGGATAGCGATGCAACGTGTGCGCAGCCTTGGCAAAAGCTGCTTTTGCACTTTCTGGCGCGCCGAACGGGTTTTCGTTCGACGACAGCTTGATCACATTCTCTACGCCGGCCACATGGCTTGTCCCGCTCTGATAGAGCGTGATGTCAAGGATGCCGGGCTGCGGTTCGATCAAACGGGTCATAGGTCCACTCGCGTTGAATTACCTGCCTCTCTTAGCGCCGCTTTTCACCTAAGGCCAGACAGATGAACACCCAAGCCCGTGCTGTTGCTCACACGCGTCGGTTTTTCGCACCCAACGCACAGGCCCCCCGTCGCATGTCAGGTGGGCCTGGGTCTAATTTTTGACACCCGCATATGCAAAAGACCGCCCCAAAGGGCGGCCTTTCAAAATTTTCAAACTGTCGGCTCAGATTAGTTCTGAGCGTAGAATTCGATGACGAGGTTCGGTTCCATTTGAACAGCGAACGGCACATCGGACAGGCCCGGACGACGCACGAAGGTCGCGGACATTTTGTGGTGGTCTGCCTCGATGTAGTCAGGCACGTCACGCTCAGCCAATTGGGTGGCTTCGAGGACAACTGCGAGCTGTTTGGAGCGATCACGCACTTCGATCACGTCACCCTCTTTCACGCGGTAGGAGGGGATGTTCACGCGCTGGCCGTTCACGGTCACGTGGCCGTGGTTCACGAACTGACGGGCTGCGAACACGGTTGCGACGAATTTCGCACGGTACACAACAGCGTCAAGGCGGGATTCGAGCAAACCAATGAGGTTTTCGCCAGTATCGCCTTTCATCCGCTCAGCGTCAGCAAAGATGCGACGGAATTGTTTTTCGGTCAAATCACCGTAGTGGCCTTTGAGTTTTTGCTTGGCGCGCAACTGCAGACCGAAGTCGGACAATTTGCCCTTACGACGCTGACCGTGCTGGCCGGGGCCATACTCACGACGGTTGACCGGGGACTTCGGACGACCCCAGATGTTTTCGCCCATACGGCGATCGAGTTTGTACTTGGCAGACGTGCGTTTGGTCACGATCTGGATCCTTTCAGGTTATAATGAAAGGTGCTGTCCTTTGCGTCCACGAACTGTCCGCATTGGGCGGAGTTATCGTTTCGGCCGACAGGCATCCCCTTGCGAGGGCCGCCAACACCAAATAGAGCACCGGCGCACATCTCTGCACACCGGATGGCGGGCTTATACAGGCGGGACTTGCGGAGTCAAGCGCCGAGCGTGTGAAATCCCGTCGATCTTAGAGATCACGCCACATTATGCATCATGATCGCCGCTTCCGCCGCCGACAAGGTGCGCCGCGCCGCGGGTCCATAGGTTTCGGCTTGCTCGGCAAGATGCGGAAACCGCTCCAACAACCGCTCACGCTGATCTTCGGCAATCTCACGCAATCCGGCAAAGCCCGGGTGGAAACTCTCGGTCTCCAAACCATTGGCGATGATCACCTGATGGGCGTCAAACAGAAGGTGGATATACTGCACCTCGCGCAGCGCCCTTTCGATCACAATGGAGCGGTCATTGACCAAATCCTTGGCCGCGACCAAAACCTCATCAGCAT includes:
- the hisC gene encoding histidinol-phosphate transaminase, with the protein product MTRLIEPQPGILDITLYQSGTSHVAGVENVIKLSSNENPFGAPESAKAAFAKAAHTLHRYPNTDHFPLRKAIGDVHGLDPERIICGVGSDEIITFLCQAYAGVGDEVIYTEHGFSMYKISALAAGATPVCVAERERVVDVDAILAACNETTKLVFIANPANPTGTMIGQRDISRLAANLPSQAILVLDGAYAEFVEGFDGGAALVEARDNVVMTRTFSKIYGLGGVRIGWGYGPKDIIDVLNRVRGPFNLSEPQLAAAEAAVKDRDWVEKCREDNTRLRAWLAEALMELGVPSDTSCANFILARFLDQAEAEACDDFLKQNGIIVRRVAGYGLPNCLRITVGDEASCRRVAHVIGQFREQKK
- the rpsD gene encoding 30S ribosomal protein S4 — its product is MTKRTSAKYKLDRRMGENIWGRPKSPVNRREYGPGQHGQRRKGKLSDFGLQLRAKQKLKGHYGDLTEKQFRRIFADAERMKGDTGENLIGLLESRLDAVVYRAKFVATVFAARQFVNHGHVTVNGQRVNIPSYRVKEGDVIEVRDRSKQLAVVLEATQLAERDVPDYIEADHHKMSATFVRRPGLSDVPFAVQMEPNLVIEFYAQN